A single region of the Denticeps clupeoides chromosome 18, fDenClu1.1, whole genome shotgun sequence genome encodes:
- the LOC114768548 gene encoding solute carrier family 25 member 53-like, which produces MGRSPGAGEKEDASAMQSRSYVHGGLSGLVATVVTFPVHKTLFRQQLHSALVREAVLQLRKEGPVKLYRGVAPPLAVRTLQGAFLFGLQGTLLQRIAPLGERRAPPVLLQAVAGVGTGAVEALMFAPFERVQNVLQNERNHRTLPTLRSIISRLKSQTPAKGFYRGLTPILVRNSVGSGLYFGLKNPVRDALSTQGFSPVVSSFLSGVLNSVAISLPLYPLSVLVANMQARVGGDGGGVRACARGLWRARQRSVARLYRGGTLVILRSCISWGITTAVYDYLEKNSTWLPI; this is translated from the coding sequence ATGGGAAGGAGCCCTGGAGCTGGTGAGAAGGAGGACGCCTCCGCGATGCAGTCCCGCAGCTACGTGCACGGTGGCCTTTCCGGCCTCGTGGCGACCGTCGTCACGTTCCCCGTCCACAAGACTCTCTTCCGGCAGCAGCTCCACAGCGCGCTGGTACGCGAGGCTGTCCTCCAGCTCCGCAAGGAGGGCCCGGTGAAGCTGTACCGGGGCGTGGCCCCGCCTCTGGCCGTGAGGACGCTGCAGGGGGCCTTCCTCTTTGGCCTCCAGGGCACGCTGCTCCAGAGGATTGCCCCGTTGGGGGAGAGGCGTGCGCCCCCTGTGCTCCTGCAGGCCGTGGCAGGCGTGGGTACGGGGGCGGTGGAGGCACTGATGTTTGCACCATTCGAACGGGTGCAGAACGTGCTCCAGAACGAACGCAACCACCGCACCCTGCCCACCCTGAGGAGCATCATCAGCAGGCTTAAATCCCAGACTCCGGCCAAAGGCTTCTACCGCGGCCTGACGCCAATCCTTGTCCGAAACAGCGTGGGGAGTGGCCTCTACTTTGGCTTGAAGAACCCCGTACGCGATGCCCTAAGTACTCAGGGTTTCTCGCCGGTGgtctcctccttcctctcaggGGTGTTGAACTCCGTAGCCATCAGTTTACCCCTCTATCCTCTGTCCGTGCTGGTGGCGAACATGCAGGCCAGAGTGGGGGGCGACGGTGGGGGCGTGCGGGCCTGCGCTCGAGGGCTGTGGCGGGCCCGCCAGCGCAGCGTGGCGCGGTTGTACCGCGGCGGGACACTAGTCATCCTCAGGTCCTGCATCAGCTGGGGCATCACAACAGCCGTCTACGACTATCTGGAGAAAAACTCCACATGGCTTCCCATATGA